A genomic window from Streptomyces brevispora includes:
- a CDS encoding TetR/AcrR family transcriptional regulator: MARTRLTPERESELYAAVLDLLREVGYDGLTMDAVAARTRSSKATLYRQWGSKPELVVTALRHNKPVSLGEVDTGSLRGDFHAVLSRTDDCQMEKDAALMRGLSHAVHNNPDLLQALRDLLIEPELTGLETLLRRALDRGELRPDNPALKYVSHMLIGAFAARQLVEDRAVDRAFLTDYVDSVILPALGI; encoded by the coding sequence ATGGCACGCACACGGCTCACGCCCGAGCGTGAGAGCGAGCTGTACGCCGCCGTGCTCGACCTGCTCCGCGAGGTCGGCTACGACGGCCTGACCATGGACGCCGTAGCCGCGCGAACCCGTTCCAGCAAGGCCACCCTCTACCGCCAGTGGGGGAGCAAGCCCGAGCTCGTCGTCACGGCTCTGAGGCACAACAAGCCGGTGTCCCTCGGCGAGGTCGACACCGGCTCGCTGCGCGGTGACTTCCACGCCGTCCTGAGCCGCACCGACGACTGCCAGATGGAGAAGGACGCCGCGCTGATGCGGGGTCTGAGCCATGCCGTCCACAACAACCCAGACCTCCTCCAGGCCCTGCGTGACCTGCTGATCGAGCCGGAACTGACCGGTCTCGAAACGCTGCTGCGCCGAGCCCTGGACCGGGGTGAGCTGCGCCCGGACAACCCGGCGCTGAAGTACGTATCGCACATGCTGATCGGCGCGTTCGCCGCTCGGCAGCTGGTCGAGGACCGCGCGGTGGACCGTGCGTTCCTCACCGACTACGTCGACTCCGTGATCCTCCCCGCTCTCGGAATCTGA
- a CDS encoding MMPL family transporter encodes MATFLYKLGRLAFRRRRYVALIWVALLALAGVGAASASTATSSSFSIPGTEAQKAFDLLEQRFPAASADGATARIVFKAPEGQKMTDPANKADVKKIAGQLKSGSQQVAAVVDPYEGKAVSKNGSTAYVSVTYKVNSMELTDETRTALKDAGETAQKTGMTVEIGGDALQVMPETGATEIIGVALAAVVLVITFGSLIAAGLPLLTALIGVGIGVASITALANVLDLGSTTSILAMMIGLAVGIDYALFIVSRYRAELAEGREHEEAAGRAVGTAGSAVVFAGLTVVIALVGLAVVNIPMLSKMGFAAAGTVAIAVLIALTLVPAMLGFAGKRVMGRKARKAAEAENRPEAKPNMGTRWARFVLRKPVWVLLVGVLGLGAIAIPAASLEMGLPDDGSQPTSTTQRRAYDLLSEGFGPGFNGPLMVVVDTENSSDGKAAAKRVGDEISDMPGVVAVTPANFNKAGDAAMITVVPKDRPSSVETENVVHAIRDAGGDITSETGAEVLVTGSTAMNIDFSQKMNDALLPYLALVVGLAFLLLMVVFRSVLVPLKAALGFLLSVVAALGAVVAVFQWGWLGSLFGVEQTGPIMSMMPIFMVGVVFGLAMDYEVFLVTRMREAYVHGEQPGQAIVTGFKDGARVVTAAAVIMMAVFSGFIGSGEQMIKMIGFSLAIAVFFDAFVVRMAIVPAVLALLGKRAWWLPRRLDRILPNVDVEGEGLRKELGTSAEDGAGPDHGGERELTRV; translated from the coding sequence GTGGCCACATTCCTCTACAAGCTCGGACGGCTCGCCTTCCGGCGCCGCCGCTATGTCGCCCTGATCTGGGTGGCACTGCTGGCGCTCGCCGGAGTCGGCGCGGCCTCCGCGTCCACCGCCACCTCCAGTTCCTTCTCGATCCCCGGTACGGAGGCGCAGAAGGCCTTCGACCTGCTGGAACAGCGATTCCCCGCGGCCAGTGCCGACGGCGCGACCGCGCGCATCGTCTTCAAGGCCCCCGAGGGCCAGAAGATGACGGACCCGGCGAACAAGGCCGACGTCAAGAAGATCGCCGGTCAGCTGAAGTCCGGCTCGCAGCAGGTCGCCGCGGTCGTCGACCCGTACGAGGGCAAGGCCGTCTCCAAGAACGGCTCGACCGCTTATGTCTCGGTGACCTACAAGGTCAACTCGATGGAGCTGACCGACGAGACCCGGACCGCACTGAAGGACGCGGGCGAGACGGCGCAGAAGACCGGGATGACCGTGGAGATCGGCGGTGACGCGCTCCAGGTGATGCCGGAGACCGGGGCCACCGAGATCATCGGCGTCGCCCTGGCCGCGGTGGTGCTGGTCATCACCTTCGGATCGCTCATCGCGGCGGGGCTGCCCCTGCTCACCGCGCTGATCGGCGTCGGCATCGGCGTCGCGTCGATCACGGCGCTGGCCAATGTGCTGGACCTCGGTTCCACCACCTCGATCCTCGCGATGATGATCGGCCTCGCGGTCGGCATCGACTACGCGCTCTTCATCGTCTCCCGCTACCGTGCCGAACTGGCCGAGGGCCGGGAGCACGAGGAGGCGGCGGGACGGGCGGTCGGCACGGCCGGTTCCGCGGTCGTCTTCGCCGGGCTCACCGTGGTCATCGCCCTGGTCGGCCTGGCCGTCGTCAACATCCCGATGCTGTCGAAGATGGGCTTCGCCGCGGCCGGCACGGTCGCCATCGCCGTCCTCATCGCGCTCACCCTCGTCCCGGCCATGCTGGGCTTCGCGGGCAAGCGGGTCATGGGACGCAAGGCGCGCAAGGCCGCCGAGGCCGAGAACCGGCCCGAGGCCAAGCCGAACATGGGCACCCGCTGGGCACGGTTCGTGCTGCGCAAGCCCGTGTGGGTGCTGCTCGTCGGCGTCCTCGGCCTGGGTGCGATCGCGATCCCGGCCGCGTCCCTGGAGATGGGCCTGCCGGACGACGGCTCCCAGCCCACCAGCACCACCCAGCGCCGCGCCTACGACCTGCTCTCCGAGGGCTTCGGCCCCGGCTTCAACGGCCCGCTGATGGTCGTCGTCGACACCGAGAACAGTTCCGACGGCAAGGCCGCCGCCAAGCGGGTCGGCGACGAGATCTCCGACATGCCGGGCGTCGTCGCCGTCACCCCGGCCAACTTCAACAAGGCCGGCGACGCGGCGATGATCACCGTCGTCCCGAAGGACCGGCCGAGCTCGGTCGAGACCGAGAACGTCGTCCACGCGATCCGCGACGCGGGTGGCGACATCACGTCCGAAACCGGCGCCGAGGTCCTGGTCACCGGCTCCACCGCGATGAACATCGACTTCTCCCAGAAGATGAACGACGCGCTGCTGCCCTACCTGGCGCTCGTCGTCGGCCTCGCCTTCCTGCTGCTGATGGTGGTCTTCCGGTCGGTACTGGTTCCGCTGAAGGCGGCGCTCGGCTTCCTGCTCTCGGTCGTCGCCGCCCTGGGCGCGGTCGTCGCGGTCTTCCAGTGGGGCTGGCTCGGCTCGCTCTTCGGGGTCGAGCAGACCGGTCCGATCATGTCGATGATGCCGATCTTCATGGTCGGTGTGGTCTTCGGTCTCGCGATGGACTACGAGGTCTTCCTCGTGACCCGGATGCGTGAGGCGTACGTCCACGGGGAGCAGCCCGGCCAGGCGATCGTCACCGGCTTCAAGGACGGTGCCCGGGTGGTCACGGCCGCGGCCGTGATCATGATGGCGGTCTTCTCCGGCTTCATCGGCTCCGGTGAGCAGATGATCAAGATGATCGGCTTCTCGCTGGCCATCGCCGTCTTCTTCGACGCGTTCGTCGTCCGGATGGCGATCGTGCCCGCGGTCCTCGCCCTGCTCGGCAAGCGGGCCTGGTGGCTGCCGCGCCGGCTGGACCGGATACTGCCCAACGTGGACGTGGAGGGCGAGGGGCTGCGCAAGGAGCTCGGCACCTCCGCCGAGGACGGCGCCGGTCCGGACCACGGCGGTGAGCGCGAGCTGACCCGCGTCTGA